In Sphingobacterium sp. lm-10, one DNA window encodes the following:
- a CDS encoding beta-carotene 15,15'-monooxygenase, which translates to MSTISKSKNRFLLEFGLLFFLILSIPYDQYLFLSLANGSLFSFENAFQWATYRTSFVIEGAYVGSDVRGYYNWLIALGVALVLVIAFGKYFRKRYQVEEHTLYYWLRVLLRYRLALAITFTGIVKVLPIQIPEPTLSDLHTEYGDFLRWKLYYLTNGIATAGYLPLIGALEVIAGLLLLHRRTAVIGAGVLVAILLNVVIVNYVYDIGEQVYSSFLLLIASVIFLYDLPRFYGLLVNHGAVLPDVFVPRFSPIVWRARPYLQIVFLLLIAGFSVQAYVVWKHTNYPFPEEKGVAKWKGLYDVKDFVWNGDTLAYSLTDEYRWKDVVFEAWNSISIRDNFTVKADSLKPRISTQNARNYEYLGNGGRRFYRYTYRKVEKNKPAQLNLNGQNDADKHFNFLLDEVDPVTLVLRGRDEAGNTLQVRLERQAKNYLLHEGRRKPIRIY; encoded by the coding sequence GTGAGCACGATATCAAAATCGAAAAATCGCTTCCTGCTGGAATTTGGACTGCTATTCTTCCTGATTCTGTCTATACCGTATGATCAATATCTCTTTCTATCTCTTGCGAATGGTTCTCTATTTTCTTTTGAAAATGCGTTTCAATGGGCAACTTATCGTACTTCTTTTGTTATTGAAGGGGCGTATGTAGGTTCAGATGTTCGAGGTTATTATAATTGGCTGATCGCGCTTGGCGTCGCTTTGGTGCTGGTGATTGCTTTCGGTAAATATTTTCGCAAACGATACCAAGTAGAAGAGCATACGCTCTATTATTGGCTGCGGGTTTTGCTGCGCTATCGCTTGGCATTGGCGATCACTTTTACGGGAATTGTCAAGGTTTTGCCTATCCAGATTCCTGAACCGACACTCAGCGATTTGCACACAGAATATGGGGATTTTTTGCGGTGGAAGCTGTATTATCTTACTAATGGCATAGCTACTGCTGGATATCTGCCGCTTATTGGTGCATTGGAGGTCATTGCTGGTTTGCTATTGCTGCATCGCCGTACTGCCGTGATCGGTGCTGGTGTATTGGTAGCGATATTGCTTAATGTGGTGATCGTAAACTACGTGTACGATATTGGCGAGCAGGTGTACAGTTCCTTCCTGTTGTTGATCGCAAGTGTGATTTTTTTATACGATTTGCCGAGGTTCTACGGGTTGTTGGTAAATCATGGTGCTGTATTGCCAGATGTCTTTGTTCCGCGATTCAGTCCTATCGTGTGGAGAGCACGACCATACTTACAGATTGTTTTTTTGCTGCTGATTGCCGGATTTAGTGTACAAGCATATGTCGTGTGGAAGCATACCAACTATCCGTTTCCAGAGGAAAAAGGTGTTGCCAAGTGGAAGGGTCTGTACGATGTGAAAGATTTTGTGTGGAATGGCGATACGTTGGCGTATTCTTTAACGGATGAGTATCGGTGGAAAGACGTGGTGTTCGAAGCTTGGAATTCCATCAGTATACGAGACAATTTTACGGTAAAGGCAGATAGCTTGAAGCCGCGCATCTCCACTCAAAACGCGCGAAACTATGAGTACTTAGGGAATGGTGGTCGTCGTTTTTATCGCTACACGTATCGGAAGGTGGAGAAGAATAAGCCAGCACAGCTCAACCTTAACGGACAAAATGATGCTGACAAACATTTTAATTTTCTATTGGATGAGGTAGATCCTGTCACGCTTGTGCTCCGTGGCAGAGATGAGGCGGGCAATACCTTGCAGGTAAGACTCGAAAGACAGGCGAAGAACTACTTGCTGCACGAAGGTAGAAGAAAGCCAATCCGCATCTATTAA
- a CDS encoding RNA polymerase sigma factor RpoD/SigA produces the protein MRQLKITQSITNRESQSLDKYLHEIGKVDLITAEEEVILAQRIREGDQVALEKLTKTNLRFVVSVAKQYQNQGLTLGDLINEGNLGLIKAAKRFDETKGFKFISYAVWWIRQSILQAIAEQSRIVRLPLNQVGSLSKISKAFSKLEQEYEREPSPEELADILETTVDKVSDTLSNSGRHVSMDAPFVQGEENTLLDVLENKDPDTDSTLIDESLSEEIKRSLATLTEREREIIVLFFGLGSNHQLSLEEIGEKFSLTRERVRQIKDKALQRLRHTSRSRILKSYLG, from the coding sequence ATGAGACAGCTTAAAATTACACAATCCATTACCAACCGTGAATCTCAATCGTTAGATAAGTATCTTCACGAAATTGGTAAAGTAGACTTAATTACTGCGGAAGAAGAAGTGATCTTGGCGCAACGCATCCGTGAGGGTGATCAAGTGGCGCTGGAAAAGCTTACAAAAACGAATCTGCGGTTTGTCGTCTCCGTCGCAAAACAATATCAAAATCAAGGCCTAACATTAGGTGACTTGATCAACGAAGGCAATTTAGGCCTAATCAAAGCGGCGAAGAGATTTGACGAAACCAAAGGATTCAAGTTTATCTCCTACGCAGTATGGTGGATTCGCCAGTCTATACTACAAGCTATCGCAGAGCAGTCTAGAATCGTTCGCTTGCCACTGAACCAAGTGGGTTCTTTAAGCAAGATCAGTAAAGCATTCTCCAAATTGGAGCAGGAGTATGAGCGTGAGCCATCTCCAGAAGAATTGGCTGACATCTTGGAAACCACCGTAGACAAGGTATCTGATACATTAAGTAATTCAGGTAGACATGTTTCCATGGATGCACCATTCGTACAAGGAGAAGAAAACACGTTACTTGACGTATTAGAAAATAAAGATCCTGATACCGACAGTACTCTGATTGACGAGTCTTTATCTGAAGAAATTAAACGTTCATTAGCTACCCTAACAGAAAGAGAACGAGAGATTATCGTTTTATTCTTTGGCCTTGGATCCAATCATCAATTGTCTCTGGAAGAGATTGGTGAGAAGTTTAGCTTAACTAGAGAGCGTGTCAGACAGATTAAAGATAAAGCTTTGCAACGCTTACGCCATACTTCACGCAGTAGAATCTTGAAGTCCTATTTAGGCTAA